The DNA segment CGTTTCTCGCCGTCGATTGCCTCGATGAGGGCGTCGAAGGCCTCGTCAGTGGCGTTGCGATCGAGGAACCGCGTCCGCGGGCGGAGCGGTTCCTTGCCGGCCTCCTTGAGCATCATGATGGCCGAGTCGGCGGTCGTGGCGTTCGGATCGGTCGCGTCCGGGTCGCGGCCGTTCTCAAGATAGCGGGCGGCGTCCGCACACCGGATCGTCTCGTCGGGGTGGCGCTCGCTCAGTGCCTCGTAGGCCTCGGCGATGATCGCGCGCTCCTCGGGATCGGCCTCGAAACTGGCGAACGCCTCGGTCACCTTGAAGTAGCGCATCCGGGCGGCCAGATCCCGGGCCAGACGCATGTGCGGGTCCTGGTCCGGGCCGACCGGGATGACCGTCGGCTTGGGTTCGTCCAGTTGCGGGTAGAGGATGTCGGCCATCTGCGTGACGACGCTCTGCATATGGGAGACGTCGGTCTCGCCGTCGAAGTCGTAGATCGCCCCCAGCTCCGAGAAGTTGGCCTTCGCACCCAGCTCGAAGCCCAGGTCCTGCACCTCGCGGTTGTCCGACTGGCGGTAGAGTTCGCCCGCTTCGGGATCGAACCCGAGCGCGAGCAACGAGAGGACGTAGTCGCGGGCGTGCTCGTCGATTTCCGCCCAGGTCAGCCCGCGGGCGGCGTGGGCCTCCAGGTCGGCGATCAGGCCGTAGGCGTCCCCGCCCTGCTGTTGATGCCAGATGATCTCGTCGAAGACCAGTTTGTGGCCGATGTGTGGGTCGCCAGTCGGCATGAACCCCGAGAGCGCGGCGAAGGGGTCGTCGTTGCGCATCGCCTCGGCGACCGGTCGGTAGTCACGGTGACCGAAGATGACGCCCCGGCGCATCAGGTAGTGCGGATCGGGAATTTCGGGGAGAACGTCCTCGAACTCCTCGATGCCGAACTGATCGAACAGCTTGCGGTAGTCGTCGACGGTCGCCGAGCCCCACGGGTCCAGGGCGACGTCGTCGGCGCCGGCCGCCGCGCCGCCGTCCATCCGTAGCTGCTCGTCGGAACGCGTCTCTTCTGTCGGTTCGTCGGGTGGGTCGTCGTCCGTGTCTCGTGTCATTGGTAGCAGTGTCGTGTCGGGTATTCTTGAAACAACCGTACCGAGAAAGCGGAGGGAGCGTCGCCGGCCTCGCCGACGGGTTAGGCCCGCCGGGTGGCGGCCGCGAGACTGTCCACTTCCGGGGCCTGCCAGCGCCAGCGCCAACGATCGGTGGAAGTGGACACCATATGCGGTAGATGCGCCAAGCCGGACTTATGTGTTCCGGGACAGTTCGGCGTCACCGATTGGCCCGCGCGACGGTCGAAATGTCCCGAAAAACGATCCGTTTTCCGCCGCAGTCTTGCGGTCTTCACAGGATTTTTGTTCGGCTGTTCGTTAGCCGGCGATCAATCGATGGCCCGATACAGCTACCCTCGCCTCGCTGCACAGACGAGTGCGGAGTCGCCGACGGGGGCGTACTCGTGATATCGATCACTACGCCCTTCGACGATATCCGTTTCTCCGCCGATCGCGTGACCAGCACGTCGATGACCTTGCTCTGTTGATATCGATGAGCGCGACCCGATCCCAACGCCTCCAGAAGTCAGTTCTAAAGTATCAGCACGTGTTCGTCTTCGCAGCACCGGCGCTGTTCGTGGCGCTGGTCGTGCTCGCTGCCCCGACCGGCGGGAGCGGCGGCCTCGGCTACTGGCTCGAATACTGGTGGTTGTTCCCCTTCTTCCTGCTGGGAGCGACGATCGTGAACACGGTCGGAATCAGCGGTTCGGCGCTGTTCGTGCCGTTCCTGATCTTCGTGTTCCCGCTGCTGGCGTACCCGCTCGAACCGGAGACGATCGTGAAGGTCGGACTGATCAGCGAGTCGTTCGGGCTGTCGAGTTCGTCTATCGCGTTCATCCAGTACGGGCTGGTCGATCGACGGCTCGCACTCACGATCGTCGCCGGGAGCGTGCCCTTCGTCATCGGCGGTGCGCTCCTGTCGTTTTTCATCCCGGAGCCGCTCTTTCACGCGGCGCTCGGGGCGGCGCTGCTGACGGCCGGGTATCTGATGCTCAAAGCCGACATCGGCCACGGGGAACCGGCCGAGGAGAATCGGGAGGTCACGGCCGACGGCGGCACACCGTCGGATCTCCCGGACGACGACGGCAAGCTCGGCCCCGCCGGCGTCGACACGACCGCCGACGGCGAGGTGACCCGCGTCGACCGTGAGGGCGACACCTACCAGTACTCCTGGTCGGGCTATCTCGAACGGTTCGCAAACTACAGCGTCGGGGGAACCTTCCAGGGCCTGGCCGGGTTCGGCAGCGGGGAACTCGGGATCATCTCCCAGCTCCGGACGGGCGTGCCGACCCGGGTCGCGATCGGGACGAACCACATCATCGTCGCAACGACGGCGATCCTCGCCTCGCTCGTGCACGTGTTCGCCGGAAGTGTCCTTCCGGGTGTGCACTCCCTGACGCTCGCGTCGACACCCTGGAATATGGTCGTGTTCACCGTCCCGGCGACAGTCACCGGGGGACAGATCGCCCCGTACGTCTCAAACGCACTGGACACCGGGACAATACAGAAAGGGGTCGCTGTCCTGTTTGCGGTCATCTCGACGGCGCTGTTCCTGATGGCCGGGGGTGCTGGCGTGTGACCCGGCCAAACGACAACCGTCAGGAGACCCAACGTCGAAGCGTGATGTATCAGGACATCCTCCTCCCGACCGACGGGAGCGACGGCGCGGAAAGAGTTGCCGAACACGCCGGTTCGCTCGCGCGACAGTACGACGCGACAGTGCACGTCCTTTCGATCGCCGACACGCGCAACCGGTTCGAAGGGCCGACGATGGGACTGGGTGCCGACGCCTGGGAGGACGCCGAACGGGAACGATCCCAGGCGGCTGTCGAAGACACCGTCGCCGCGCTCCCCGAGGACGTGTCCGTCGACCACACTGTCGACTCCGGCGTCCCACACGCGGCTATTCTGGACTACGCCGAGACAGCCGGCGTCGACGTCATCGTGATGGGGACCCACGGTCGGACGGGGATCGACCACTACCTCATCGGTTCCGTCGCCGAACGGGTGGTTCGCCAGTCGCCGGTCCCGGTCCTGACCGTGCGGATCGGCGACGCGTAGCCGCGATCGGACCCGACTTCGCCCGGTCTCGCTCCACTTCC comes from the Halapricum desulfuricans genome and includes:
- a CDS encoding sulfite exporter TauE/SafE family protein; translation: MSATRSQRLQKSVLKYQHVFVFAAPALFVALVVLAAPTGGSGGLGYWLEYWWLFPFFLLGATIVNTVGISGSALFVPFLIFVFPLLAYPLEPETIVKVGLISESFGLSSSSIAFIQYGLVDRRLALTIVAGSVPFVIGGALLSFFIPEPLFHAALGAALLTAGYLMLKADIGHGEPAEENREVTADGGTPSDLPDDDGKLGPAGVDTTADGEVTRVDREGDTYQYSWSGYLERFANYSVGGTFQGLAGFGSGELGIISQLRTGVPTRVAIGTNHIIVATTAILASLVHVFAGSVLPGVHSLTLASTPWNMVVFTVPATVTGGQIAPYVSNALDTGTIQKGVAVLFAVISTALFLMAGGAGV
- a CDS encoding tryptophan--tRNA ligase, whose product is MTRDTDDDPPDEPTEETRSDEQLRMDGGAAAGADDVALDPWGSATVDDYRKLFDQFGIEEFEDVLPEIPDPHYLMRRGVIFGHRDYRPVAEAMRNDDPFAALSGFMPTGDPHIGHKLVFDEIIWHQQQGGDAYGLIADLEAHAARGLTWAEIDEHARDYVLSLLALGFDPEAGELYRQSDNREVQDLGFELGAKANFSELGAIYDFDGETDVSHMQSVVTQMADILYPQLDEPKPTVIPVGPDQDPHMRLARDLAARMRYFKVTEAFASFEADPEERAIIAEAYEALSERHPDETIRCADAARYLENGRDPDATDPNATTADSAIMMLKEAGKEPLRPRTRFLDRNATDEAFDALIEAIDGEKRVFDEHIDAFELSRPAAEALARQVELDHGGYGFLAPSSIYHRFMTGLTGGKMSSSIPASHISLLDDPEDGYDKVKAATTGGRETAAEQRELGGRADECPVYELYAYLLAGEDDEFAADVYEECVGGERLCGGCKEQAAELMAAFLEDHQEKREEWAEKLDELDIDFDADDKRV
- a CDS encoding universal stress protein, encoding MYQDILLPTDGSDGAERVAEHAGSLARQYDATVHVLSIADTRNRFEGPTMGLGADAWEDAERERSQAAVEDTVAALPEDVSVDHTVDSGVPHAAILDYAETAGVDVIVMGTHGRTGIDHYLIGSVAERVVRQSPVPVLTVRIGDA